The Bryobacteraceae bacterium genome includes a window with the following:
- a CDS encoding UDP-glucose 4-epimerase GalE has protein sequence MANILVTGGAGYIGAHTARLLLEEGHDVQVLDDLSKGYAHNVPKGRLHIINLHDTASLDALFSAHRFDAVIHFAALIAVGESMQEPERYFRNNVGGSVALFEMMRRYGVRRLVFSSTAAVYGDPDATPIPEDAPLRPKNPYGESKRMVERILEWLDETSGLRSVSLRYFNACGAEPRYGIGEEHQPETHLIPLILRAVQTGEPLTVYGDDYPTPDGTCIRDYIHVSDLALAHVRALDYLMQGGRSDVFNAGTGRGYSVLEVIRAAEKATGMPVPFRFGPRREGDAAVLVADSSKLQKTLGWKPQYETLEAMVGTAWEFAQSRRRR, from the coding sequence ATGGCCAACATTCTCGTCACCGGAGGCGCCGGCTACATTGGCGCGCATACGGCCCGGCTTCTGCTCGAAGAGGGCCACGACGTCCAGGTTCTGGACGATCTGAGCAAGGGCTACGCCCACAACGTCCCCAAGGGCCGCCTGCACATCATCAACCTGCACGACACCGCGTCGCTCGATGCGCTGTTTTCGGCGCACCGGTTCGACGCGGTGATTCATTTCGCGGCTCTGATCGCCGTGGGCGAGAGCATGCAGGAGCCCGAGCGGTATTTCCGGAACAATGTCGGCGGATCCGTGGCGCTGTTCGAGATGATGCGGCGCTACGGCGTCCGCAGGCTGGTCTTCAGCTCCACGGCGGCGGTCTATGGCGATCCCGATGCGACGCCCATTCCGGAGGACGCGCCGCTGCGCCCGAAGAACCCTTACGGCGAGTCCAAGCGCATGGTGGAGAGGATTCTGGAGTGGCTGGACGAAACGTCGGGGCTGAGGAGCGTCAGTCTCCGCTACTTCAACGCCTGCGGCGCCGAGCCGCGCTACGGCATCGGCGAAGAGCACCAGCCGGAGACGCATCTGATCCCGCTGATTCTCCGCGCCGTGCAGACAGGCGAACCGCTGACGGTTTACGGGGACGACTATCCCACGCCGGATGGCACGTGCATCCGCGACTACATCCACGTCTCCGATCTGGCTCTGGCGCACGTCAGGGCGCTGGACTATCTGATGCAGGGCGGGCGGAGCGACGTGTTCAATGCGGGTACCGGGCGGGGGTATTCGGTTCTGGAGGTGATCCGGGCGGCGGAGAAAGCGACAGGCATGCCCGTGCCGTTCCGTTTCGGCCCGCGGCGCGAAGGGGACGCGGCCGTGCTGGTTGCAGACAGCTCCAAGCTCCAGAAAACACTGGGATGGAAGCCTCAGTACGAGACGCTGGAGGCGATGGTGGGCACGGCCTGGGAGTTCGCGCAGTCCCGCCGTCGGCGGTGA
- a CDS encoding secretion protein HlyD, giving the protein MPAMTHPAPSTGPGQAPETPRRHRPSLTRPLLIVAGLAAAGVGAWLYLRAERQAGEAQTVLAATRTATVQRGALEVRLRIAGSTSAKDYVNITAPRLSGPDAGPLIILKLAEAGRMVQPGDVVLEFDPQSMRDHLDDTIDGLRDRQNDVAKRKVNNELRMENLQQSLRQAKAAVDKAALDYKTLDVRTDIDRELLRLALEEAEAAYKEMLAEVSLTEQSLAADLRNAEIGMRMEELHVKRHEVDLTKLVVRAPMAGMVVLQTTFRPGGDQVTLAVGDRLGPGQPVMKIINPEKMMVEGTVNQAEVTRLRIGQEAVIGLDAFPEASYRGKVYSIGAIGVGSRRENYYIRNIPVQVIIENPDRRVIPDLSAFANVLVDRQENALLVPASAVGEQEGRTFVHVRTAKGFEKREVKTGLSNGVQTAILEGLNEGDVVRAQF; this is encoded by the coding sequence ATGCCGGCGATGACTCATCCAGCGCCTTCGACAGGCCCCGGGCAGGCGCCCGAGACCCCGAGGCGGCACAGGCCTTCCCTGACGCGCCCGCTCCTGATCGTGGCCGGACTGGCTGCCGCAGGCGTGGGAGCGTGGCTCTACCTGCGCGCGGAACGTCAGGCCGGGGAGGCGCAAACCGTGCTGGCCGCCACGCGGACGGCCACCGTGCAGCGCGGCGCGCTGGAGGTGCGCCTGCGGATCGCCGGTTCCACGTCGGCCAAGGATTACGTCAACATCACGGCGCCCCGGCTGAGCGGGCCGGACGCCGGCCCGCTGATCATCCTGAAGCTGGCCGAGGCGGGCAGAATGGTGCAGCCGGGCGACGTCGTGCTCGAGTTCGATCCGCAGAGCATGCGGGATCACCTCGACGACACGATCGACGGCCTGCGGGACCGGCAGAACGACGTCGCCAAGCGCAAGGTCAACAACGAGCTGCGCATGGAGAACCTGCAACAGTCCCTGCGGCAGGCCAAGGCGGCCGTAGACAAGGCCGCGCTGGACTACAAAACTCTGGACGTGCGCACCGATATCGACCGCGAACTGTTGCGGCTCGCGCTGGAAGAGGCGGAGGCTGCATACAAGGAAATGCTCGCGGAAGTCTCCCTGACGGAGCAGTCCCTGGCCGCCGATCTTCGCAACGCCGAAATCGGCATGAGGATGGAAGAGCTGCACGTCAAGCGTCACGAAGTGGACCTGACGAAGCTGGTGGTGCGCGCGCCCATGGCCGGCATGGTGGTGCTGCAGACGACGTTCCGTCCGGGCGGCGATCAGGTGACCCTGGCCGTGGGCGACCGCCTCGGTCCGGGGCAGCCCGTGATGAAGATCATCAATCCGGAGAAGATGATGGTGGAGGGCACGGTGAACCAGGCCGAAGTGACGCGGCTGCGCATCGGCCAGGAAGCCGTCATCGGGCTGGATGCGTTTCCTGAGGCGAGCTACCGCGGCAAGGTGTATTCGATCGGCGCCATCGGCGTGGGCAGCCGCCGGGAGAACTATTACATCCGCAACATCCCGGTGCAGGTGATCATCGAAAACCCCGACCGCCGCGTGATCCCGGACCTGTCCGCTTTCGCCAACGTGCTGGTAGACCGGCAGGAGAACGCGCTCCTGGTGCCCGCTTCCGCCGTGGGCGAGCAGGAGGGCAGGACTTTCGTGCACGTCCGAACGGCGAAGGGCTTCGAGAAGCGCGAGGTCAAGACCGGACTGAGCAACGGCGTGCAGACGGCGATCCTCGAAGGGCTGAACGAGGGCGACGTCGTCCGCGCGCAGTTCTGA
- a CDS encoding UTP--glucose-1-phosphate uridylyltransferase, with amino-acid sequence MSRLAQVITAREPEIRNQALDALCAQLPLAELMAECAALEEFRRRSENLYERVRALFFLYSIHRFQIPRREGAAAEGRIPFHGYVHLLERRFEEAIRAFLAAQQAHGPSAALSSALAAAYRGLGFQTLADQVRRSVRSTRGNQWMFRAGHPLDSPLRVRRELLSTDPATGLFPILRESTPVRMDFSHSAWSDIFFLGMDYPEGARVFNTSINLAVRGSGEPRPPVEASFRIIDEPVLRLVSVDLGASADIRTTAEIFDFARDYLGLLKAAVIASGLVPSGMEGSGLDLGGLLERLTGSRSLGIELVSRVHDIPKGSRLAVSTSLLACLITVCMRATGQVRRLTGGLEEQERRTVAARAILGEWLGGSGGGWQDSGGVWPGMKLIEGVAASPGDVEYGISRGCLLPRHRVYPLDEISSETRQKLQESLILVHGGMAQDVGPILEMVTEKYLLRLDAEWRARLEAGRILDDIIECLKRGDIRGLGACTHRNFEGPIQTIIPWAGNHYTDLLIDSVRRVFGGGFWGFWMLGGMAGGGMGFLLEPAAAARARTALGELLLETKRRLERGVPFAMDPVVYDFSINENGTMAELYAGREALMPPGYYTLRGPSLLRREARELSQGQRRELEVFAAAARTRPEWSGMAYALFERLLPAAETAASTSRQALEELLAANGFDRVQHEKIRADLRSGRIGLAQNRLPVTTAVEDVREGDVADTRKGLPPALTRIGEEALASGALAILTLAGGMGTRWTRGAGVVKALNPFVRLKGRWRNFIEIHLAKSRRALGRYGRGPAHIFTTSFMTHAPVAQWLEREANYGYSGRVVLSPGRSIGLRLIPMARDLRFAWEEMPQQMLDEQKQKVRDSARAALIQWAVSSGEGADYTDNLPEQCVHPVGHWYEVPNLFLNGVLRSLLEEQPGLQYLLLHNIDTLGAWADPALLGLHIESGAAMTCEVIGREMEDRGGGLARVDGKLRLVEGLALPEERLEFELSYYNTNTMWITIDALLGVFGLTRADLASAERTREAVRRLAARMPAYVTLKDVKKRWGKGQEDIFPVSQYEKLWGDMTALPEWRCAYVAVDRRRGQQLKEVAQLDGWLREGSAAWVEELCEF; translated from the coding sequence ATGAGCCGCCTCGCACAGGTCATCACCGCGCGCGAGCCGGAGATCCGCAATCAGGCGCTCGATGCGCTGTGCGCGCAGCTTCCTCTGGCGGAGCTGATGGCCGAGTGCGCGGCGCTCGAGGAGTTCCGCCGCCGTTCCGAGAACCTTTACGAGCGGGTGCGCGCGCTCTTCTTCCTGTACTCGATCCACCGCTTCCAGATTCCCCGGCGCGAGGGCGCCGCCGCAGAAGGCCGCATCCCGTTCCACGGCTACGTGCACCTGCTCGAGCGCCGTTTTGAAGAAGCGATCCGCGCCTTTCTCGCCGCGCAGCAGGCCCATGGTCCCAGCGCGGCGCTTTCCAGCGCTCTGGCTGCCGCCTACCGCGGCCTCGGCTTTCAGACGCTCGCCGACCAGGTGCGGCGCAGCGTCCGAAGCACGCGCGGCAACCAGTGGATGTTCCGCGCCGGCCACCCGCTGGACTCGCCTCTGCGCGTGCGCCGCGAGCTGCTCTCCACGGACCCGGCCACCGGACTCTTCCCCATCCTGCGCGAATCGACGCCCGTGCGCATGGACTTCTCCCACAGCGCGTGGAGCGACATTTTCTTCCTCGGCATGGACTACCCGGAAGGCGCGCGCGTCTTCAACACGTCCATCAATCTTGCCGTGCGCGGCTCCGGCGAGCCGCGCCCGCCGGTCGAGGCGTCGTTCCGCATCATCGACGAGCCGGTCCTGCGCCTGGTCAGCGTCGATCTGGGCGCGTCGGCCGACATCCGCACCACCGCCGAGATCTTCGATTTCGCGCGCGATTATCTGGGACTGCTGAAGGCCGCCGTCATCGCCTCCGGGCTGGTCCCTTCCGGCATGGAAGGCAGCGGGCTCGATCTCGGCGGCCTGCTGGAACGGCTCACCGGCAGCCGTTCGCTGGGCATCGAGCTCGTCAGCCGCGTGCATGACATTCCCAAAGGCTCCCGCCTCGCCGTTTCCACCAGCCTGCTGGCCTGCCTGATCACGGTCTGCATGCGCGCCACGGGACAGGTGCGCCGGCTGACCGGCGGGCTGGAAGAGCAGGAGCGGCGCACCGTCGCCGCGCGCGCCATCCTGGGCGAGTGGCTCGGCGGCAGCGGAGGCGGCTGGCAGGATTCCGGCGGCGTCTGGCCCGGCATGAAGCTGATCGAGGGCGTCGCCGCCAGTCCGGGCGATGTCGAGTACGGCATCAGCCGCGGCTGCCTGCTGCCGCGCCACCGCGTGTACCCGCTGGATGAGATCAGCAGCGAAACGCGGCAGAAGCTGCAGGAGAGCCTGATCCTCGTCCACGGCGGCATGGCGCAGGACGTCGGCCCCATCCTCGAGATGGTCACCGAGAAATACCTTCTGCGTCTCGACGCCGAGTGGCGCGCCCGTCTCGAGGCGGGCCGCATCCTCGATGACATCATCGAATGCCTGAAGCGCGGCGACATCCGCGGCCTCGGCGCCTGCACGCACCGCAACTTCGAGGGGCCGATCCAGACCATCATCCCCTGGGCGGGCAATCACTACACCGATCTGCTGATCGACTCCGTCCGCCGCGTCTTCGGCGGCGGGTTCTGGGGCTTCTGGATGCTCGGAGGCATGGCTGGCGGAGGCATGGGATTCCTACTCGAGCCCGCCGCGGCTGCGCGCGCCCGCACCGCGCTGGGCGAACTTCTGCTCGAAACGAAACGCAGGCTGGAGCGCGGCGTGCCGTTCGCCATGGACCCGGTAGTGTACGATTTCTCGATCAACGAGAACGGCACCATGGCCGAACTGTACGCCGGGCGCGAGGCCCTGATGCCCCCGGGCTACTACACGCTGCGCGGCCCGTCGCTTCTTCGCCGCGAAGCGCGGGAGCTGTCGCAGGGTCAGCGCCGCGAACTGGAAGTCTTCGCCGCGGCCGCCCGCACGCGCCCCGAGTGGAGCGGCATGGCCTACGCCCTCTTCGAGCGGCTCCTGCCCGCAGCCGAAACGGCCGCTTCCACCAGCCGGCAGGCGCTCGAAGAACTGCTCGCCGCCAACGGCTTCGACCGCGTGCAGCACGAAAAGATCCGCGCGGATCTGCGCAGCGGCCGCATCGGCCTTGCGCAGAACCGGCTGCCCGTGACGACGGCGGTCGAAGACGTCCGCGAGGGAGACGTCGCCGACACCCGCAAGGGCCTGCCCCCGGCGTTGACGCGCATCGGCGAAGAGGCGCTCGCCTCGGGGGCTCTGGCGATTCTGACTCTGGCCGGAGGCATGGGCACGCGATGGACGCGCGGGGCGGGCGTCGTCAAGGCCCTGAATCCCTTCGTCCGTCTGAAAGGCCGCTGGCGGAACTTCATCGAGATCCACCTCGCCAAGAGCCGCCGCGCCCTCGGCCGCTACGGGCGCGGCCCCGCGCACATCTTCACCACCAGCTTCATGACGCACGCGCCCGTCGCGCAGTGGCTCGAGCGCGAAGCCAACTATGGCTACTCCGGCCGCGTGGTTCTCTCCCCCGGCCGCTCGATCGGATTGCGGCTGATCCCCATGGCCCGCGACCTGCGCTTCGCCTGGGAGGAGATGCCGCAGCAGATGCTCGACGAGCAGAAGCAGAAAGTCCGCGACAGCGCCCGCGCCGCGCTCATTCAGTGGGCCGTCAGCTCCGGCGAAGGCGCCGACTACACGGACAACCTCCCCGAACAGTGCGTCCATCCCGTCGGGCACTGGTATGAGGTGCCCAATCTGTTCCTGAACGGCGTGCTGCGGTCGCTGCTTGAGGAACAGCCCGGCCTCCAGTACCTGCTGCTGCACAACATCGACACTCTGGGCGCGTGGGCCGACCCGGCGCTGCTCGGCCTGCATATCGAGAGCGGCGCCGCCATGACCTGCGAGGTGATCGGCCGCGAAATGGAGGACCGCGGCGGAGGGCTGGCCCGCGTCGACGGCAAGCTGCGTCTCGTCGAGGGGCTCGCGCTTCCTGAAGAGCGTCTTGAGTTCGAGCTGTCGTACTACAACACGAACACGATGTGGATCACCATCGACGCGCTGCTCGGCGTCTTCGGCCTCACTCGCGCCGATCTTGCCAGCGCGGAGCGGACCCGCGAAGCCGTGCGCCGCCTCGCCGCCCGCATGCCCGCCTACGTCACGCTCAAGGACGTGAAGAAGCGCTGGGGCAAAGGGCAGGAAGACATCTTCCCGGTCAGCCAGTACGAGAAGCTCTGGGGAGACATGACGGCGCTGCCCGAGTGGCGCTGCGCCTACGTGGCCGTCGACAGGCGCCGCGGACAGCAGCTGAAAGAGGTCGCCCAGCTCGACGGTTGGCTCCGCGAAGGCTCCGCCGCCTGGGTGGAAGAACTCTGCGAGTTTTGA
- the hasC gene encoding UTP--glucose-1-phosphate uridylyltransferase — translation MRVKKCVLTAAAPSQRRLPVQMLIDRDGVERSVLAILLEEAARAGMEEIAVIVCPGDAEAYAAVAGEHAARVRFIEQPEPRGYAHALACARGFTAGEPFLHMVGDHLFVSSGGSGCAARLVALAEQEDCSISAVQATREGQITQFGAIGGQPVHGKPGLYRIDAVLEKPTPTEAEQRLFVPGLRAGHYLCFFGLHVFTPAVMDLVEELLARAPGPCSVSAALDALARSERYLALEMQDRRYDLGARYGLLHAQLALALSGADRSEILSSLVEMLALQPGGAGGRA, via the coding sequence ATGCGGGTCAAGAAGTGCGTCCTCACCGCGGCCGCCCCCTCCCAGCGCCGCCTCCCCGTCCAGATGCTGATCGACCGCGACGGCGTCGAGCGCAGCGTCCTCGCCATTCTGCTCGAGGAAGCCGCGCGGGCGGGCATGGAAGAGATCGCCGTCATCGTCTGTCCCGGCGATGCGGAAGCCTACGCCGCCGTGGCCGGCGAACACGCAGCGCGCGTGCGGTTCATCGAGCAGCCCGAGCCGCGCGGCTACGCCCACGCCCTGGCCTGCGCCCGCGGCTTCACCGCGGGGGAGCCGTTCCTGCACATGGTGGGCGATCATCTCTTCGTGAGCTCCGGCGGCAGCGGCTGCGCGGCGCGCCTGGTGGCTCTCGCCGAACAGGAGGACTGCTCCATCTCGGCGGTGCAGGCCACGCGCGAAGGCCAGATCACGCAGTTCGGCGCCATCGGCGGCCAGCCCGTGCACGGCAAGCCGGGCCTCTACCGCATCGACGCCGTGCTCGAAAAGCCCACCCCGACGGAAGCCGAGCAGCGCCTGTTCGTCCCCGGACTGCGGGCGGGGCACTACCTCTGCTTCTTCGGACTGCACGTCTTCACGCCCGCGGTAATGGATCTCGTGGAAGAACTGCTGGCGCGCGCCCCGGGGCCGTGTTCCGTCTCCGCCGCGCTCGATGCGCTGGCCCGTTCGGAGCGCTACCTCGCGCTGGAGATGCAGGACCGCCGGTACGATCTGGGCGCGCGGTACGGCCTGCTGCACGCACAGCTCGCTCTGGCCCTGTCCGGGGCGGACCGCTCCGAGATTCTCTCGTCGCTGGTCGAAATGCTCGCCCTGCAGCCGGGCGGCGCTGGAGGCCGCGCATGA
- a CDS encoding Cys-tRNA(Pro)/Cys-tRNA(Cys) deacylase, translated as MSAPKTNAMRLLDSLGIAYEVRTYEVDPDDLSAESVARKIGFPLEQTFKTLVTRIDDSEVCLAVIPGGAELDLKALARAAGGKRAEVVPLKEVQPLTGYVRGGVTALACRKDYPVFLDEFAQLYERISVSAGARGIQVLLSPEDYVRATGAQYAALAKDR; from the coding sequence ATGTCCGCGCCGAAGACCAATGCCATGCGGCTGCTCGACAGCCTCGGCATCGCCTACGAGGTCCGGACCTACGAAGTCGATCCCGACGACCTGTCGGCGGAGTCCGTGGCCCGCAAAATCGGCTTCCCTCTGGAGCAGACGTTCAAGACGCTGGTGACGCGGATCGATGATTCCGAGGTTTGCCTGGCCGTCATTCCGGGCGGCGCGGAGCTCGACCTGAAAGCCCTGGCGCGCGCCGCTGGCGGCAAACGGGCGGAGGTGGTTCCCCTGAAAGAAGTGCAGCCGTTGACGGGATACGTGCGGGGCGGGGTGACGGCGCTGGCCTGCAGGAAGGACTACCCGGTGTTTCTCGACGAATTCGCGCAGCTCTACGAGCGGATTTCCGTTTCGGCCGGAGCGCGGGGCATTCAGGTGCTGTTGAGCCCGGAGGATTACGTGCGGGCCACGGGCGCGCAGTACGCAGCGCTCGCGAAAGACAGGTAA
- a CDS encoding serine hydrolase has protein sequence MRRRTFLSLPAATAAAARQAAGLRDAILREILSFDADVFLYARNLETGASFGWREDERVRTASTIKLPIMAAVFAKVRKGEARWGERIELRDQDKVSGSGVLQELSHGVQLPLRDLVHLMIVVSDNTATNLVLDRITADAVNDFLDTLGLKQTRSLRKVRGDGANLKAPSGWSRAGQIEENRRFGLGVSTSREMVELLALLDQGKVVSPEDSREMLAILERQQYKDGIGRKLSEYKVASKSGALDALRSDVGIVSAPQGKVAMAITVDGMKKVDYTEDNAGLLLIARLARMLFELLIQPPVA, from the coding sequence ATGCGCCGCAGAACGTTTCTTTCCCTGCCTGCCGCCACCGCCGCCGCTGCGCGCCAGGCCGCAGGTCTCCGCGATGCCATCCTCCGCGAAATCCTGTCCTTCGACGCCGACGTGTTCCTCTACGCCCGCAATCTGGAGACTGGCGCGTCATTCGGCTGGCGCGAAGACGAGCGCGTCCGCACGGCCAGCACGATCAAGCTCCCCATCATGGCCGCCGTGTTCGCCAAAGTGCGCAAGGGCGAGGCGCGGTGGGGTGAACGGATCGAGCTGCGCGATCAGGACAAGGTCTCCGGCTCCGGCGTGCTGCAGGAGCTGTCGCACGGGGTCCAGCTCCCGCTGCGGGATCTCGTTCACCTGATGATCGTCGTCAGCGACAACACGGCCACCAATCTGGTGCTGGACCGCATCACCGCCGACGCCGTCAATGACTTCCTCGACACGCTGGGGCTGAAACAGACCCGCTCGCTGCGCAAGGTGCGCGGCGACGGCGCGAATCTGAAGGCGCCGTCCGGCTGGAGCCGGGCGGGACAGATCGAGGAGAACCGCCGCTTCGGCCTGGGCGTGTCCACCTCGCGCGAGATGGTGGAGCTGCTGGCGCTGCTCGACCAGGGCAAGGTGGTCTCCCCTGAAGATTCGCGTGAAATGCTCGCCATTCTCGAGCGCCAGCAGTACAAGGACGGCATCGGCCGCAAGCTCTCCGAGTACAAGGTCGCCAGCAAGAGCGGCGCGCTCGATGCGCTGCGCTCCGACGTCGGAATCGTGTCCGCCCCGCAGGGCAAGGTCGCCATGGCCATCACCGTGGACGGCATGAAGAAGGTGGACTACACCGAAGACAACGCCGGACTGCTGCTGATCGCGCGGCTGGCCCGGATGCTTTTCGAGCTGTTGATCCAGCCTCCCGTGGCGTGA
- a CDS encoding sulfatase, with amino-acid sequence MLNRREWIAAAGGGLLQAQPRGQRPNIVLILADDLGWRDLACYGNEHHSTPHIDRLASEGARFTHAYAASPVCSPTRASILTGRWPARTGITDWIPGRPSPEDGPLVTPATARQMRLEEITLAEQLRQAGYRTASIGKWHLGGAGFLPGDQGFDLNIAGTESGSPPRSPRPYFGPFELPGMKAGDGEFLTEKLTGEAVRFIEQNRQNPFFLLLSHFTVHIPLSAPQDLVEKHRARAGDRYHPVYAAMVETLDQSVGRVMDALEETGLARNTVVVFLSDNGGLCFEGTSKERVTTNAPLRAGKGHLYEGGIRVPFLLRYPGAVRAGATIDAPVSSVDLFPTLCEAAGLRPRNVDGSSLLPLLRGEPLRPRQLFWHYPHYSNQGGEPSSAIRDGDWKLIEFYHGGRRELFNLRNDPGETRNLAASQPAVAKKLGLALHQWLRQTDARLPQPNPAADPSWPGLGLTGAEPPTPAA; translated from the coding sequence ATGCTGAACCGCCGTGAATGGATCGCCGCTGCGGGAGGCGGCCTCCTGCAGGCCCAGCCCCGCGGCCAAAGGCCCAACATCGTCCTGATCCTCGCCGACGACCTCGGCTGGCGGGATCTGGCCTGTTACGGCAACGAGCATCATTCGACGCCCCACATCGACCGCTTGGCCTCGGAGGGCGCGCGCTTCACGCACGCCTACGCCGCCTCGCCCGTCTGCTCGCCTACCCGCGCCAGCATCCTCACCGGACGCTGGCCCGCGCGCACCGGCATCACCGACTGGATTCCCGGCAGGCCGTCCCCGGAAGACGGACCGCTCGTCACGCCGGCCACGGCCCGCCAGATGCGGCTGGAAGAGATCACGCTGGCCGAACAGCTGCGCCAGGCCGGCTACCGCACGGCCAGCATCGGCAAATGGCACCTCGGCGGCGCGGGCTTCCTGCCGGGCGATCAGGGCTTCGATCTCAACATCGCGGGCACGGAAAGCGGCAGCCCGCCGCGCAGCCCGCGTCCTTACTTCGGCCCCTTCGAACTGCCCGGCATGAAAGCCGGAGACGGCGAGTTCCTGACCGAAAAACTCACGGGCGAGGCGGTCCGATTCATCGAACAGAACCGGCAGAATCCGTTTTTTCTTCTGCTGTCCCATTTCACCGTCCACATCCCGCTGAGCGCCCCGCAGGATCTCGTGGAAAAGCACCGCGCCCGCGCCGGGGACCGCTATCATCCGGTGTACGCGGCGATGGTGGAAACCCTCGACCAGAGCGTGGGGCGCGTGATGGACGCGCTGGAGGAAACGGGGCTCGCGCGCAACACGGTCGTCGTTTTCCTTTCCGACAACGGCGGCCTCTGCTTCGAGGGAACGTCGAAAGAACGCGTCACCACGAACGCCCCGCTGCGCGCCGGCAAGGGGCACCTGTATGAAGGCGGCATCCGCGTGCCCTTCCTGCTGCGCTATCCCGGCGCCGTCCGCGCCGGTGCGACGATCGATGCGCCGGTCTCCAGCGTCGACCTGTTCCCCACGCTCTGCGAGGCCGCCGGGCTCCGCCCGCGCAACGTCGACGGGTCGAGCCTCCTGCCCCTGCTGCGGGGAGAACCCCTGCGCCCCCGCCAGCTGTTCTGGCACTACCCGCATTACTCGAACCAGGGCGGAGAACCCTCAAGCGCCATCCGCGACGGCGACTGGAAGCTCATCGAGTTCTACCACGGCGGCCGGCGCGAGCTGTTCAACCTGCGGAACGATCCGGGCGAAACGCGCAATCTTGCCGCCAGCCAGCCAGCCGTGGCGAAAAAGCTCGGTCTCGCTCTGCATCAGTGGCTGCGCCAGACCGACGCCCGCCTGCCCCAGCCGAATCCTGCAGCCGATCCGTCCTGGCCAGGACTCGGACTGACGGGAGCGGAGCCCCCCACGCCCGCCGCCTGA
- a CDS encoding serine/threonine dehydratase gives MEEITLDAIRAAASRIAPLAQRTPVWRSGSFDALAGCEAYFKCENLQTGGAFKIRGAANFIFSIPEADRPRGVVAFSSGNHAQAVAIAARHAGIPATLVMPADAPRSKLEATRAQGPRIVLYDRLRESREEIGRRIARETGATLVPPYDHPWIITGQGTCALELLEQQPDLDALAVCLGGGGLLAGCATAAKALRPQIRVFGVEPEAANDYWLSLRKGEPVEIPPPPTIADGLRTTKPGQWNFPIIRRLVDDVLLVTENEIRETAKFILTRMKLVVEPSGAVAAAAVLAGKLPQRFHRIGIILSGGNVDLETLAGL, from the coding sequence ATGGAAGAGATCACGCTGGACGCGATCCGCGCCGCCGCCTCGCGCATTGCGCCTCTGGCGCAGCGCACGCCCGTCTGGCGCTCCGGCAGTTTCGACGCGCTCGCCGGCTGCGAGGCGTACTTCAAGTGCGAGAACCTCCAGACGGGCGGCGCGTTCAAGATCCGCGGCGCGGCCAATTTCATCTTTTCCATTCCGGAAGCGGACCGCCCGCGCGGCGTCGTCGCATTTTCTTCCGGCAATCACGCGCAGGCGGTGGCCATCGCCGCGCGCCATGCGGGCATCCCCGCCACGCTGGTGATGCCCGCCGATGCGCCCCGCTCGAAGCTGGAAGCCACCCGGGCGCAGGGACCGCGGATTGTCCTCTACGACCGCCTGCGCGAATCACGCGAAGAGATCGGACGGCGCATCGCCCGGGAAACCGGCGCGACGCTTGTGCCGCCCTACGATCATCCGTGGATCATCACGGGCCAGGGAACATGCGCTCTCGAGCTGCTCGAACAGCAGCCGGACCTGGACGCCCTCGCGGTCTGCCTGGGAGGCGGCGGACTGCTGGCCGGCTGCGCCACCGCCGCGAAAGCCCTGCGCCCGCAGATCCGCGTCTTCGGCGTCGAGCCGGAAGCCGCCAACGACTACTGGCTGTCGCTGCGGAAAGGCGAACCCGTGGAGATCCCCCCACCGCCGACCATCGCCGACGGGCTGCGCACGACAAAGCCCGGGCAGTGGAATTTCCCCATCATCCGGCGGCTCGTTGACGACGTGCTGCTGGTCACCGAAAACGAGATTCGCGAGACGGCGAAATTCATTCTCACGCGCATGAAACTCGTGGTGGAGCCGAGCGGCGCCGTGGCAGCCGCCGCCGTGCTCGCAGGGAAGCTGCCGCAGAGGTTCCATCGCATCGGGATCATCCTGAGCGGCGGCAACGTCGATCTGGAGACGCTGGCCGGACTGTAG